One segment of Bradysia coprophila strain Holo2 unplaced genomic scaffold, BU_Bcop_v1 contig_254, whole genome shotgun sequence DNA contains the following:
- the LOC119078398 gene encoding histone H4 yields the protein MTGRGKGGKGLGKGGAKRHRKVLRDNIQGITKPAIRRLARRGGVKRISGLIYEETRGVLKVFLENVIRDAVTYTEHAKRKTVTAMDVVYALKRQGRTLYGFGG from the coding sequence atgactgGACGCGGTAAAGGTGGTAAAGGTTTGGGAAAAGGAGGCGCCAAGCGTCATCGCAAAGTTTTGCGTGATAACATCCAAGGTATTACGAAGCCAGCCATTCGTCGATTGGCCCGTCGTGGTGGTGTCAAACGTATTTCCGGTTTGATCTATGAAGAAACCCGTGGTGTTCTGAAAGTTTTCTTGGAAAATGTTATCCGAGATGCAGTCACCTACACGGAACATGCTAAACGTAAGACCGTAACAGCCATGGATGTCGTTTATGCCTTGAAACGACAGGGACGTACATTGTACGGTTTCGGAGGTTAA
- the LOC119078396 gene encoding histone H2A yields the protein MSGRGKGGKVKGKAKSRSNRAGLQFPVGRIHRLLRKGNYAERVGAGAPVYLAAVMEYLAAEVLELAGNAARDNKKTRIIPRHLQLAIRNDEELNKLLSGVTIAQGGVLPNIQAVLLPKKTEKKA from the coding sequence atgtctggcCGTGGTAAAGGTGGAAAAGTTAAGGGAAAGGCAAAGTCTCGTTCGAACCGTGCCGGATTACAGTTTCCAGTCGGTCGTATTCACCGATTGTTGCGTAAAGGCAACTATGCCGAACGTGTCGGTGCTGGTGCTCCAgtttatttggcagctgtgaTGGAATATTTGGCTGCTGAAGTATTGGAATTGGCTGGTAACGCAGCCCGTGACAACAAGAAGACCAGAATCATTCCACGTCACTTACAGTTGGCCATCCGCAACGACGAAGAATTGAACAAGTTGTTGTCGGGTGTAACCATTGCCCAAGGTGGTGTTCTGCCCAACATTCAGGCAGTTTTGTTGCCGAAAAAGACCGAAAAGAAGGCTTAA
- the LOC119078397 gene encoding histone H2B-like produces the protein MPPKTSGKAAKKAGKAQKNISKGDKKKKRKRKESYAIYIYKVLKQVHPDTGISSKAMSIMNSFVNDIFERIAAEASRLAHYNKRSTITSREIQTAVRLLLPGELAKHAVSEGTKAVTKYTSSK, from the coding sequence ATGCCACCAAAGACAAGCGGAAAAGCTGCCAAGAAGGCCGGTAAGGCGCAAAAGAACATTTCGAAAGGcgacaagaagaagaaacgcaAGCGTAAGGAATCTTATGCCATCTACATCTACAAAGTGTTGAAGCAAGTGCATCCAGACACTGGTATTTCGAGCAAAGCCATGAGTATCATGAACAGTTTCGTTAATGATATTTTCGAACGCATTGCTGCCGAAGCATCCCGTTTGGCTCACTACAACAAACGATCGACCATCACCAGTCGGGAAATTCAAACCGCTGTTCGTCTGTTGTTGCCTGGTGAATTGGCCAAGCACGCTGTCAGTGAAGGCACAAAAGCCGTCACCAAATACACCAGCTCCAagtaa
- the LOC119078395 gene encoding histone H1-like yields MADTAVTEAAPPATSSPAAKKSKTASAASKKPRVKPTHPPTADMVNAAIKSLKERGGSSLQAIKKYITANYKIDAEKLSPFIKKYLKSAVTGGKLIQTKGKGASGSFKLSATVAKSKSESAPKKAAAKPKKAKAATGEKKPKAKKAASPAKKKPAAKSAEKKKKAAAPAKAAKKAGSVKAPKAPKEKSTKPKAAAKKPKTPKPKKAAPAKKAAPKKAAAPKKK; encoded by the coding sequence atGGCCGACACTGCTGTGACCGAAGCTGCTCCCCCAGCTACCTCATCTCCAGCTGCAAAGAAAAGCAAGACTGCTTCTGCTGCATCGAAGAAACCACGAGTGAAGCCAACCCATCCGCCAACAGCCGATATGGTTAATGCTGCTATCAAAAGCCTGAAAGAACGTGGTGGTTCATCGTTGCAGGCAATCAAGAAGTACATCACAGCCAATTACAAGATCGATGCCGAGAAACTATCGCCTTTCATCAAGAAATACCTGAAGAGTGCCGTTACCGGTGGCAAATTGATCCAAACCAAAGGCAAGGGTGCTTCTGGTTCATTCAAACTTTCTGCTACTGTTGCAAAATCAAAGTCCGAATCGGCACCGAAGAAAGCTGCTGCCAAGCCCAAGAAAGCTAAGGCAGCGACCGGTGAAAAGAAACCGAAAGCGAAGAAAGCTGCATCTCCAGCTAAGAAGAAGCCTGCAGCCAAAAGTgctgaaaagaagaagaaagccGCAGCACCAGCTAAAGCAGCAAAGAAGGCTGGTTCCGTGAAGGCACCAAAAGCCCCAAAGGAAAAGTCAACGAAACCGAAAGCTGCCGCTAAAAAGccaaaaacaccaaaacccaaGAAGGCAGCTCCAGCCAAGAAAGCAGCACCAAAGAAGGCAGCTGCAccaaaaaagaagtaa
- the LOC119078399 gene encoding histone H4, translated as MTGRGKGGKGLGKGGAKRHRKVLRDNIQGITKPAIRRLARRGGVKRISGLIYEETRGVLKVFLENVIRDAVTYTEHAKRKTVTAMDVVYALKRQGRTLYGFGG; from the coding sequence atgactgGACGCGGTAAAGGTGGTAAAGGTTTGGGAAAAGGAGGCGCAAAGCGTCATCGCAAAGTTTTGCGTGATAACATCCAAGGTATTACGAAGCCAGCCATTCGTCGATTGGCCCGTCGTGGTGGTGTCAAACGTATTTCCGGTTTGATCTATGAAGAAACCCGTGGTGTTCTGAAAGTTTTCTTGGAAAATGTTATCCGAGATGCAGTCACCTACACGGAACATGCTAAACGTAAGACCGTAACAGCCATGGATGTCGTTTATGCCTTGAAACGACAGGGACGTACATTGTACGGTTTCGGAGGTTAA
- the LOC119078391 gene encoding histone H2B-like, with protein MPPKTSGKAAKKAGKAQKNISKGDKKKKRKRKESYAIYIYKVLKQVHPDTGISSKAMSIMNSFVNDIFERIAAEASRLAHYNKRSTITSREIQTAVRLLLPGELAKHAVSEGTKAVTKYTSSK; from the coding sequence ATGCCACCAAAGACAAGCGGAAAAGCTGCCAAGAAGGCCGGTAAGGCGCAAAAGAACATTTCGAAAGGcgacaagaagaagaaacgcaAGCGTAAGGAATCTTATGCCATCTACATCTACAAAGTGTTGAAGCAAGTGCATCCAGACACTGGTATTTCGAGCAAAGCCATGAGTATCATGAACAGTTTCGTTAATGATATTTTCGAACGCATTGCTGCCGAAGCATCCCGTTTGGCTCACTACAACAAACGATCGACCATCACCAGTCGGGAAATTCAAACCGCTGTTCGTCTGTTGTTGCCTGGTGAATTGGCCAAGCACGCTGTCAGTGAAGGCACAAAAGCCGTCACCAAATACACCAGCTCCAAGTaa